The Vibrio alginolyticus NBRC 15630 = ATCC 17749 genomic sequence CTCGGCCCCACGAGAGTATCCGTTCGTTACCTCCAATTCCTTTAGGTGTGAATCTGCCTTCCGTTACTGCATATTACTTTGACACAAAAGCTACGTTTCATGGTGGAGAAAGCCGCGGGCTTGAACATTGTCGCCAGTATTTTGCTTCCACACTAGCCAGTGAATACAAACAAACACGCAACGGTTTAGATGGCATGGATTACTCCACCAAGTTCTCTCCTTGGTTAGCTAATGGGTGCGTTTCTCCGAAAACCATTTATGCCATGTTGAAACGCTATGAAGCCGCGAATGGTGCAAATGATTCAACCTATTGGATTTATTTCGAGCTGCTTTGGCGTGAATACTTTTATTGGTATGCCCGTCGACACAAGCGACAGCTCTTCCGATTCGGTGGCATCCAAAATCGAGCACCACTCACCAGCTTTTACGCGCACCGTTTCCAACAATGGAAGAAAGGTGAAACGCCATTTCCTATCGTCAATGCGTGTATGCACCAACTTAATGAAACCGGTTATATGTCGAATCGTGGCAGACAGTTAGTCGCCAGTTGTTTGGTGCATGAACTTGGCCTCGATTGGCGTTATGGCGCGGCGTACTTTGAGTCACAACTGGTTGATTACGATGTGGCATCAAACTGGGGAAATTGGCAATACCTAGCGGGCGTTGGTGCTGATCCGCGTGGTTCACGACAATTCAACCTCGAAAAGCAAACCGAAATGTACGATCCGCACATGGAGTTCATCGATAGGTGGCAAGGTCGTTGTCCTGGCGCGCATTTGGATAGTGTAGACATGGTCGATTGGCCGATTGTGATGGGCAGCAGTGACAAAGCTTCGTCATCGGAGAAACCGTAATGCAATTTGAAACCGTACGATTGATCTTGGGCGATCAACTTAACAGTGAGCACTCTTGGTTTCAGCAACCTGATGAGCAAGTGCTTTACCTGATTGCGGAGCTCAAGCAAGAGAATACTTACGTCACGCATCATATTCAGAAAGTGTGTGCGTTCTTTTCTGCAATGGAACAGTTTGCAAAAGAGCGTCAGAGTGAAGGTCACCAAGTTCTGCACCTCACATTGGATGACACACAATCCTTCGACGATCTTGAGCAAGTCTTGCAACACTACGCGAGTGAAGTTGGTGCAAGTAAGTTTGAATATCAACGCCCGGATGAATACCGTCTGCTAGAGCAGTTAGCCAAATTAAAGCTTGATGGGGTCGTGACGCGTTGTGTCGATTCGGAGCACTTTTTGTTACCGTTTGAGGAAATAGAATCGCAGTTTCCTCAAGGCAAACACATCATGATGGAGCACTTTTACCGCCGTATGCGCAAGCGCTTCGACATCTTGATGCAAGACGGAAAGCCTATCGGCGGAAAATGGAATTACGATGCCAATAATCGTAACAAGCTCAAAGCCAAAGACATTGAACAACTTCCACAACCTTTGATGTTCAGTACCGACGTCCACGGCATTATTGAGCGGTTGGCAGAACATGACATCAAAACCATCGGAAACCTCGAAGGAGACTTGTTGTGGCCGATCAATCGCGCGCAAAGCCTCTCTTTACTCGCGCATTTCTGCCAAGTCTGTCTGCCGTTATTCGGACGTTTTCAAGATGCCATGACAGGCCAGCACGACGCTAAGTGGAGCTTGTATCACAGCCGAATTTCATTCTCGCTTAACAGCAAATTACTGCACCCGGGAGAAGTCATTGATGCTTCACTCAAGGCATTTCATTCCAACGCGGACATCGACATTTCTCAAGTTGAAGGGTTTATTCGCCAAATCTTAGGATGGCGAGAGTACATTCGAGGGGTCTATTGGGCGAACATGCCTCATTACCCGAAAAACAACGAATTGGGCGCAGAAAGAAAGCTGCCAGATTTCTTCTGGAATGGTGAAACTAAAATGGCTTGTATGCGCAATGCGATTGGGCAGTCCCTCGATTACGCCTACGCACACCACATCCAACGTTTGATGGTCACTGGTAACTTTTGCTTGCTAACCGAGATCGACCCAGATCAAGTGGATGAGTGGTATCTCGGTATCTATGTTGATGCGATTGAATGGGTCGAAATGCCGAACACACGTGGCATGGCATTGTTTGCGGATGGCGGCATTGTTGGCACCAAACCTTACGCGGCGAGTGGTTCTTACATCAACAAAATGAGCGACTACTGTAAGGGTTGCCATTACGACAATAAGGCGAGGAGTGGGGAAGGATCGTGTCCGTTTAACAGCCTTTATTGGCGCTTTATGAACAAACACGACAAGCGCCTCGCAGCCAATCCACGAATCGGGATGATTTTCCGCTCTTGGGACAACATGGAAGAACAACAACGCCAAGCGATTCTTGATACCGCAGAGCACTACATAGAAAACGTGGAGAACTTGTGATGGAAATACTCATCGTCGGTGGCAATGGTGGAATTGGTTTGGCGATGGTGAGAGAAGCCGCAGCTCGGTTTCCTCAAGCTCGCGTGCATGCCACTTATCGTAAGCAGCAACCAGATTGGCAACACCCAAATGTCGTTTGGCATCAAGTGGATGTATCGCAAGACGAGCAGGTAAAAGCGTTCAGTGAGCAGATTGAACACGTCGATTGGTTGGTGAACTGTGTTGGTATGTTGCACACCCAAGAGAAAGGTCCTGAGAAGAATCTTAGCTCGCTCGACGCAGACTTCTTTCAGCAAACCATCACGGTTAATACTTTGCCAAGTTTGCTGTTGGCGAAATACTTCACGCCCAAGCTAAAGCGCAGTACTGCACCCAAGTTTGCGACCATTTCGGCCAAAGTTGGCAGCATTAGCGATAATCAGCTCGGTGGTTGGTACAGCTATCGAGCATCGAAAGCCGCATTAAACATGTTCCTAAAAACCATGTCGATCGAATGGCAAAGAGTGGTCAAACATGGCACGGTGCTTTCACTTCACCCTGGCACCACAGATACCGCTTTGTCGGCACCTTTTCAAACCAATGTCCCAGAGGGAAAGTTGTTCACGCCAGAGCGAGTTGCTAAGGATTTATTAGGCTTGATAGAAAAAGCAACCCCGCAAGATAGCGGGGCGTTTTGGGCTTATGATGGGACGTTATTACCTTGGTAAGAGAACGCGTACAAACGTTAATACAAATGAAATAACATACTCCAGAGAGGGTCGGAGTGACCTACGTTTTCGTTGATTTATTTCTTCGGCAACGCTCAGAACAATAAACGATTTCCTCCCAATTTCGCGCCCACTTCTTTCTCCAAGAAAATGGGCGCTGACAGACCGGACAGACTTTCATGGGAAGGTTGGATTTAAAACCTTTCATCGCGCTGATTGTTCACTCCTAATTTGGTTAAAACGGTGGTTTAGCTACTTATCAAATAGGTACAGGTAATCGCCGTAGCCTAAACTCGCCATCTTGTTCACAGGTACAAATTTCATCGCAGCAGAGTTCATACAATAGCGTAATCCCGTCGGCTTCGGACCATCTTTAAACACATGACCTAGGTGTGAATCACCAAACTTACTGCGGATCTCCGTTCTAGGGTAGAGCAGTTTATAATCGGTTTTCTCCACGATGTAACCCGGGTTAATTGGTCGAGTAAAGCTTGGCCAACCTGTGCCAGATTTGTATTTATCAGTAGAAGAAAATAGCGGTTCACCGGTCACAATATCCACATAAATTCCCGCTTCTTTGTTGTCCCAGTATTCATTATCAAACGGACGCTCCGTGCCTTCTTCTTGCGTCACGTAATACTGTAGCTCTGTTAAGTTTGATTTGATTTCAGACTGAGCAGGTTTACTGTACGCTTTCACTTTCGAAAGCAGCTTTTTTTCTTCAATCAACTGTCGAAGTGTTTTAGGACTTTCTTTTCGATCTTCACCAAATACTTCGTCGAGATATTTATCGCGACCTGATGCGTAGCGGTAGTATTTGTACTTCAAGCTACTCTTCTTGTAGTAATCCTGATGGTACGACTCCGCAGGGTAAAACTTTTCAAACTCGATCAGCTCTGTTTTCAACGGTTTTGGATAGATCATCGCCTTGTCGATTTCCATCATAAACTGCTTAGCAATCTGCTTTTGCTCCGCATTATGGTAGAAGATCGCTGGACGGTATTGAGGACCACGGTCAACAAATGAACCTTTATCGTCGGTAGGGTCGATATGACGGAAGAAGTAGTCCAGCACTTGCTCGTAGTTCACGACAGCAGGATCGTACTTCACCTCAATCACTTCAATATGACCAGATTTACCAGAAGAGACTTGGCGGTAAGTCGGGTTTTCAATATGACCACCTGAATAACCTGATACAACATCGATTACGCCGGGCAGTTGCTCTAAATCCGATTCTGTACACCAGAAACAACCGCCAGCTAGCGTTGCGATTCTTGTATTCTCTGAAGCCTTCAGCTTATCCATCGTATCGGCGGTACCTGTTTTACTCAATAGTAGAAACAAGACTGGAAGTGCGAAGGAGAAACCGGCCAATAACTTAGACATATTCTTCATAGCTACCTCATCGTTATTTTTGTAGAAAGTGTTACTTAAATAAAAAGTGTTACGTATAGAGAAAGGTAACCGAGCGAAAAAATTACAGTAATGTTGAAAATTCCGTTGCCCTTTTATGCGATAGAGCTAAAGTATCGACAAGAAACACACCGCTAGTAAGGGCAACGATGCCTTGAATAAGCGATGCTAAATGAGGTAAATCATGCAAGCTGAAGTTAAATGGATAGAAGATTTTAAATTCCTTGGGCAATCTCAGTCGGGCCACTCCGTAGTGATGGATGGCAATGGTGGTGCAACCGCACCAAGCCCAATGGAAATGGTACTAATGGCTGCTGGTGGCTGTAGCTCTGTCGATGTTGTTGATGGTTTGAAAACAGCAGGCCAAAAGGTTTCGTCAGTTAATGCCAAGCTAACCACAGAGCGTCGTGAAACCGCACCGCGTATCTTTACGCAAGTGAATATCCACTTTGAAGTGTCAGGTGACGAGCTTGACCCAGAAGTCGTAGCAAAAGTGGTGGCTGACTCGCTAGAAAAATACTGCTCGGTTTGCTTAATGCTAGGCGAAGGTGTTGAGATGACCCACAGTTGGGAAATTGTGTAAGTTGACAGACTCCACAAAATATAAAAACAGGAAAGAGAAAAGTCCGGGCTTTTCTCTTTTTTTATTTCGCAGTTCACGTACCTTGTGAAGAATCTGAAAGCAGTAATTGCAGGTTGTAGGAGTCTTCCAGTGACAGAACTAGAAAAAATGATGTCTGGCCAGGTCTTTGATGGCATGGACAAAGAAATTGACGCCATTAGAAGCCATGCTCTTCAAGCACTTAGAGCACTTAATAATAACACCGACGAAAGTCAGCGCGACGAATTGCAAAAGCAGCTATTTGGCAAGGTAGGCCGTTGTATTGTCCAGTCCCCTTTTCATTGTGAATTTGGTAAGACCATCGAAATAGGTGAAGAAACCTTTATCAACATGAACGTGGTCATGCTCGATGGTGCCAAAATTACCATCGGGAACCACGTGCTCATTGGACCGAGCGTGCAATTTTATACCGCTTCTCATTCTGTTGATTACCGAAGTCGTCGGCGTTGGGAAACGTTTTGTAAACCTATCACGATTGAAGATGATGTGTGGATTGGCGGAAATTCGGTCATTAACCAAGGTGTGACGATTGGTGCTCGCTCGGTTATTGCGGCGAACTCGGTAGTCAACCATGATGTGCCGCCAGATTGTCTATACGGAGGCACGCCAGCTAAGTTGATTCGTCGTCTCAACGAAGAAGAGTAGAGGTTAGTATGCAATAACTCTGGCGATTAGAGAGTTCAGACTGAGCTCTCTTCGTCGAGTACATCGTTATATTTTAATGTTAATTCCTCACTCAATTGCTAAAAGAACGGCACCAATTGATAAAGTCAGGGCAACGACAACAGAGTTAACAATGATAATACCCAGTAATAGAATCGACAAATAACGATACCATTTTGGTACTTCTCTAGAAATATTAGGTAATTTTCGCTTTTCACCTGAGCTAGGTTGAACGATTAAACGAACAAACATCAATGTTCGGAAAAATGCGTAAGGCCACCCTGTGAATAAAGAAAGCTCAAATTCATTAAAATATGGTTTTTTAAAATAGTTCCCAACAATCTCCTTCGGCATCAGAAAGTGCATGACACCGATAGAAATGGTTTGTAAGAAAATAATAATCACACCAGTCATTAAAGTGTAAAAAAGAAATGTGATTACTTGCTGCATATAGACTCTATTCCAGTACTAGCGACTAAGTTTGGCTTGCTTTCAATTGAATTATAAAAGCTTTTTGCCACTTTACCGGATGCATAACCTACAGCCGTTGAACCGGCAGCGAGTACAATGGCAGTCCCCCAGCCAATAGGGTTTGATACTAAAAATAGACCGACTAACGCGCTGGTACCCATTCCTACAGCTGTGCTAGTTATTGACTCAACAAAAATTTCATTCTTCTCATGTTGGTCTTGTGTATTCGCAATCTGAATGCAGGAAGCCGTCAGACCAACACCGACTAAAACATGTCCGCCCACTTTAGATGCTTGAGCTATTTTATTCAGTTTTTCGGCTTGTTTAACTATATGAGCATTCGCAGGTAACCCTCCACTTCGAGCTATGCGAATAGACTGGTGAGTCGTTTTGTTGCCAAATAGCAGCTTTTCCATAGGGCCAACATTTTTCT encodes the following:
- a CDS encoding cryptochrome/photolyase family protein; translated protein: MQFETVRLILGDQLNSEHSWFQQPDEQVLYLIAELKQENTYVTHHIQKVCAFFSAMEQFAKERQSEGHQVLHLTLDDTQSFDDLEQVLQHYASEVGASKFEYQRPDEYRLLEQLAKLKLDGVVTRCVDSEHFLLPFEEIESQFPQGKHIMMEHFYRRMRKRFDILMQDGKPIGGKWNYDANNRNKLKAKDIEQLPQPLMFSTDVHGIIERLAEHDIKTIGNLEGDLLWPINRAQSLSLLAHFCQVCLPLFGRFQDAMTGQHDAKWSLYHSRISFSLNSKLLHPGEVIDASLKAFHSNADIDISQVEGFIRQILGWREYIRGVYWANMPHYPKNNELGAERKLPDFFWNGETKMACMRNAIGQSLDYAYAHHIQRLMVTGNFCLLTEIDPDQVDEWYLGIYVDAIEWVEMPNTRGMALFADGGIVGTKPYAASGSYINKMSDYCKGCHYDNKARSGEGSCPFNSLYWRFMNKHDKRLAANPRIGMIFRSWDNMEEQQRQAILDTAEHYIENVENL
- a CDS encoding sugar O-acetyltransferase, translating into MTELEKMMSGQVFDGMDKEIDAIRSHALQALRALNNNTDESQRDELQKQLFGKVGRCIVQSPFHCEFGKTIEIGEETFINMNVVMLDGAKITIGNHVLIGPSVQFYTASHSVDYRSRRRWETFCKPITIEDDVWIGGNSVINQGVTIGARSVIAANSVVNHDVPPDCLYGGTPAKLIRRLNEEE
- the msrB gene encoding peptide-methionine (R)-S-oxide reductase MsrB gives rise to the protein MKNMSKLLAGFSFALPVLFLLLSKTGTADTMDKLKASENTRIATLAGGCFWCTESDLEQLPGVIDVVSGYSGGHIENPTYRQVSSGKSGHIEVIEVKYDPAVVNYEQVLDYFFRHIDPTDDKGSFVDRGPQYRPAIFYHNAEQKQIAKQFMMEIDKAMIYPKPLKTELIEFEKFYPAESYHQDYYKKSSLKYKYYRYASGRDKYLDEVFGEDRKESPKTLRQLIEEKKLLSKVKAYSKPAQSEIKSNLTELQYYVTQEEGTERPFDNEYWDNKEAGIYVDIVTGEPLFSSTDKYKSGTGWPSFTRPINPGYIVEKTDYKLLYPRTEIRSKFGDSHLGHVFKDGPKPTGLRYCMNSAAMKFVPVNKMASLGYGDYLYLFDK
- a CDS encoding DUF2256 domain-containing protein translates to MKGFKSNLPMKVCPVCQRPFSWRKKWARNWEEIVYCSERCRRNKSTKT
- a CDS encoding SDR family oxidoreductase yields the protein MEILIVGGNGGIGLAMVREAAARFPQARVHATYRKQQPDWQHPNVVWHQVDVSQDEQVKAFSEQIEHVDWLVNCVGMLHTQEKGPEKNLSSLDADFFQQTITVNTLPSLLLAKYFTPKLKRSTAPKFATISAKVGSISDNQLGGWYSYRASKAALNMFLKTMSIEWQRVVKHGTVLSLHPGTTDTALSAPFQTNVPEGKLFTPERVAKDLLGLIEKATPQDSGAFWAYDGTLLPW
- a CDS encoding DASH family cryptochrome — its product is MKKKIGLYWFTNDLRLHDNPLLKSASVEMDELICLYCYPSMTPYLHHFAQEASFGRAKLQFLDSSLSELNQSLNHLGQRLWAVELTPDQAIKYAVNRFGVTHIYADAFPGSDEQQALGRVAEGASHVKIKQQAIRTLLREEQLPFDLSKLPTTFTQFRKQVESLDISRPHESIRSLPPIPLGVNLPSVTAYYFDTKATFHGGESRGLEHCRQYFASTLASEYKQTRNGLDGMDYSTKFSPWLANGCVSPKTIYAMLKRYEAANGANDSTYWIYFELLWREYFYWYARRHKRQLFRFGGIQNRAPLTSFYAHRFQQWKKGETPFPIVNACMHQLNETGYMSNRGRQLVASCLVHELGLDWRYGAAYFESQLVDYDVASNWGNWQYLAGVGADPRGSRQFNLEKQTEMYDPHMEFIDRWQGRCPGAHLDSVDMVDWPIVMGSSDKASSSEKP
- a CDS encoding OsmC family protein; translated protein: MQAEVKWIEDFKFLGQSQSGHSVVMDGNGGATAPSPMEMVLMAAGGCSSVDVVDGLKTAGQKVSSVNAKLTTERRETAPRIFTQVNIHFEVSGDELDPEVVAKVVADSLEKYCSVCLMLGEGVEMTHSWEIV